A window of Balaenoptera ricei isolate mBalRic1 chromosome 12, mBalRic1.hap2, whole genome shotgun sequence genomic DNA:
tagaatGTAGGTTCTGATAGAATTACTACAAAGACTTCTGtatgatgatagtaaagataacaGATGTGAGGGCTGTTTCAAATGATGACATTTCATTTGAATGATTATTTTGATATACTTGGTGAAGACCTGAAAAATACTTAATAAACATCAAAGAGGCTTTTACAGTACAGTATAAATTATATTTACCCCCAAAGAGTGAAGCTACTGCTTTATATATGAAGTGAACTTGTTAGCAGTGCAGTTTCAAAACTAAACCCCTAGTTCCTCCTTAGGAAAGATTTGGGATAGAAACTTATAAGCTCTTTTGAGAAAATTAGCAGTTACATTATGCACACTTACATTATAgtcattttaaagttaattttttaaaataaagccctTTTTATGTTTACAACATCCAGCAGATGAATACATTTGCTAACAATTTGTTTTGTTCCAAATCTTGACCTTTTCACAAAGAAATTCTTCTACTTAGGAAGTGGTCTCTTATATAGTATTGTTTTCCCTTCTTCATGGGATGATAGATTTTAAGCTGATGGTGATAAGTTGCAGCACTGGAGATTGCAGCAGAACTTCAGAGAAGCATCACGATGATGCAAATCAGCAAGAGACATATTAAGATGAGACAGAAATTGACAAATAGGTTCTGGAGATTTTGCCGTGCGTGTTGAGGCATTTCAATGGTTGAAGCTCTTCTTATAGCAGAGCGAGTGAGGTATTGGACTTTATCCATGACACCAGGAAGGCAGGAAGCCTGAAGTTTTAAACGGtcaagagaaagataaaaagctGCCAGCCAAGTGTGAGATCACTATCTTCTTTTAGGTTTCCTGgaatgtaaaaatagaaaatggattAGCATAATATGTGTAACCTATCCTCTGAACAGGTAAAACACAGTTTTGTATTAATCCCTCTTCCTCAACATTATTTGTATTTATGACATCAAATATCTCtgtagtctgtgtgtgtgttgctctGTCTCTGTCAGTCTGTTTTGGTGATGGTCACCATGATGTCTTGTATTTGGGGTGTAATAACTTTAGTCTTTGCCTCCTCCTCTC
This region includes:
- the PLN gene encoding cardiac phospholamban codes for the protein MDKVQYLTRSAIRRASTIEMPQHARQNLQNLFVNFCLILICLLLICIIVMLL